Proteins encoded within one genomic window of Companilactobacillus sp.:
- a CDS encoding Dyp-type peroxidase: MSINIKDAQDVFKDAGESVDFVILNLKRENVEKEREVIAEFADLQNSIINSMRIRNQNDQLAVAWGFSSDAWDYLFPNADKPKELAPFKEIKGQKYTAPSTPGDLFFHVRAKINAVVYEVLDQFMDILRPITTVVDETHGFRYLEGRAIVGFIDGTENPAGVESMDYTLIDSDDDPEFANGSYAFAQKYNHNMDAWKALPTDEQEKTIGRRKFSDRELEEDEKSPNAHNIVSKDEEGGVEHKIVRMNVPFSDPSKDHTGTYFIGYSKSFHITNTMLTNMFTKSDRLLDFSTAVTGTMFFIPSKSVLEKIADGDL; encoded by the coding sequence ATGTCAATTAATATCAAAGATGCTCAAGACGTGTTTAAGGATGCTGGTGAAAGCGTTGACTTTGTCATTCTTAATTTAAAGCGTGAAAATGTCGAAAAAGAACGCGAAGTTATCGCTGAGTTTGCCGACTTACAAAATTCAATTATCAATAGTATGAGAATCAGAAACCAAAACGATCAACTTGCTGTCGCATGGGGATTCAGTTCTGATGCTTGGGATTATCTATTCCCAAATGCTGATAAGCCAAAAGAATTAGCTCCATTCAAAGAGATCAAAGGTCAAAAGTATACCGCTCCATCAACACCTGGAGATCTATTTTTCCACGTTCGTGCCAAGATCAACGCTGTTGTATATGAAGTGTTAGATCAATTCATGGATATCCTTCGTCCGATTACGACTGTTGTCGATGAAACTCATGGATTCCGTTATCTTGAAGGACGTGCTATCGTTGGATTTATTGATGGTACTGAAAATCCCGCTGGCGTTGAATCAATGGATTACACTTTGATTGACAGCGACGATGATCCAGAATTTGCAAATGGTTCATATGCCTTTGCTCAAAAATATAACCACAACATGGATGCCTGGAAGGCTCTTCCTACTGACGAACAAGAAAAGACAATCGGTCGTAGAAAATTCTCTGACCGTGAGCTTGAAGAAGACGAAAAATCTCCAAATGCCCACAATATTGTCTCAAAAGATGAAGAAGGCGGCGTTGAACACAAGATCGTTCGGATGAACGTTCCATTCTCTGACCCTTCAAAAGACCACACTGGTACTTACTTCATCGGATACTCAAAGAGTTTCCACATTACAAATACTATGTTGACGAACATGTTTACTAAGAGCGACCGTTTACTTGATTTCAGTACAGCCGTTACCGGAACAATGTTCTTCATCCCTTCAAAATCAGTTCTTGAGAAAATTGCTGACGGCGATTTATAA
- a CDS encoding helix-turn-helix domain-containing protein — protein MGRQYTYEQKINLIEEFKQSNLPKQTFAKSKNIPCTTFRGWYWVYTEYGAEGLKKQKTPNHYSAETKISAVKAYRNGEGTLHEVTSKYGIKDTKQLRYWLIQYNDDKKLTDSPVGRKVIHVSKKTTLEERIQVVEYVTLQDHSYAAASEHFQVSYQQVRMWVMKAEHIGYSALADERGHKKTRDHVELTELDKLKLENRQLKAELEKHKAIEAFEKKFNEIQRGE, from the coding sequence ATGGGCAGACAATATACTTACGAACAGAAGATTAATTTAATTGAAGAGTTCAAACAATCTAATCTTCCAAAACAAACCTTTGCGAAATCGAAAAATATACCATGTACAACGTTTAGAGGATGGTATTGGGTTTATACGGAATATGGAGCGGAAGGCTTGAAAAAGCAGAAAACCCCTAATCATTACAGTGCGGAAACTAAGATCAGTGCTGTAAAGGCATATAGAAATGGTGAAGGAACTTTACATGAAGTAACAAGTAAATATGGTATTAAGGACACAAAGCAGCTTAGATACTGGCTAATACAGTATAATGATGACAAGAAACTGACAGATTCACCTGTTGGAAGGAAGGTCATCCACGTGTCAAAGAAAACAACGTTAGAAGAAAGAATTCAAGTGGTTGAGTACGTTACCCTACAAGATCATTCTTACGCTGCAGCCTCAGAACATTTTCAAGTATCTTACCAACAAGTACGCATGTGGGTAATGAAAGCTGAACATATTGGATATTCTGCTTTGGCAGACGAACGCGGTCATAAGAAAACCAGAGATCACGTTGAATTGACAGAATTAGATAAATTAAAATTAGAGAATCGTCAACTCAAAGCTGAACTTGAAAAACATAAAGCAATTGAAGCCTTTGAAAAAAAATTCAACGAAATCCAGCGTGGGGAGTGA
- a CDS encoding IS3 family transposase: protein MNKQNRQAYQAIIEVCQNHHGWKSILLEYMGVSRQAFNKFVKRKESPWEKRNELLKKKVLEIYNFHTQTIGAGKILLNLRMEGSLEFGVTLKQIKRVMRELNIRCKSCTKKKDRQDDEDRYIKDNVLNQNFDAKAPNEIWLSDSTQLEFGIEQRQKIQLSGVLDLYGRHLIGFNLTPSETAEAETEMFENVFDKMGDVHPLVHTDRGSAYVSNKFNKLLSQHQVTRSMSRPGTPFDNAPMEHWWREFKNRWMDRFPTPTTFEELKRLVEAGINYFNNNDRSETRNGLTPAEYWNKAISLSL, encoded by the coding sequence GTGAACAAACAAAACAGACAAGCTTATCAGGCAATAATTGAGGTTTGTCAAAATCATCATGGATGGAAGTCCATTTTATTAGAGTATATGGGCGTAAGCAGACAGGCCTTTAATAAATTTGTTAAACGTAAAGAAAGTCCATGGGAAAAAAGAAATGAATTACTAAAGAAAAAAGTCCTTGAGATTTACAACTTTCATACCCAAACAATTGGTGCAGGTAAAATCCTTCTCAATCTTAGAATGGAAGGATCATTGGAGTTTGGTGTTACGCTCAAACAAATCAAGCGAGTTATGAGAGAACTAAATATTCGCTGTAAATCATGTACAAAGAAAAAGGATCGTCAAGACGATGAAGATAGATACATTAAAGATAATGTGCTAAATCAAAATTTTGATGCCAAAGCTCCAAATGAAATTTGGTTATCTGATTCAACTCAATTAGAATTCGGAATCGAACAGAGACAAAAGATACAGCTAAGTGGTGTATTGGATCTTTATGGTAGACATTTGATTGGATTCAATTTAACCCCATCTGAGACCGCAGAAGCTGAAACAGAAATGTTTGAAAATGTGTTCGACAAAATGGGTGATGTACATCCTCTTGTTCATACTGATCGGGGATCAGCCTATGTCTCAAATAAGTTCAATAAGCTTTTATCGCAACATCAAGTTACTAGAAGTATGTCCAGACCAGGAACACCTTTTGACAACGCTCCAATGGAACACTGGTGGAGAGAATTTAAAAATCGATGGATGGACCGTTTTCCAACTCCTACAACTTTTGAAGAATTGAAAAGATTGGTAGAAGCAGGAATAAATTATTTTAATAATAATGATCGATCAGAAACAAGAAATGGCCTTACTCCAGCAGAATACTGGAATAAAGCCATTAGTTTGAGTTTATAA
- a CDS encoding phosphoketolase family protein — MADYSSKEYLNLVDKYWRAANYISVGQLYFKDNPLLKRDVKPEDIKVHPIGHWGTIAGQNFIYAHLNRIINKYNVNMFYIEGPGHGGQVMVSNSYLDGSYTEAYPEITQDEKGMQKLFKQFSFPGGVASHAAPETPGSMHEGGELGYSLSHGVGAILDNPDQIAAVVIGDGESETGPLAASWFSNTFINPVNDGAVLPILDLNGFKISNPTILSRKTDEQLASYFKGMGWDPIFVEGDDPEKMHPEMAKALDGAIEKIQAIQTEARKHSAEDAKMPNWPVVIFRAPKGWTGPKEWDGVPIENSFRAHQIPIPVDQNHMEHIDALLDWMKSYKPEELFNDDGSLKDDIKETIPADNKRMASNPVVNGGLDPKPLTLPDYKNYALKIDKPGQKTAQDMIELGKYLEDVIKENDKTFRLFGPDETMSNRLYGAFDASPRQWMEPVHEPNDQFEAPAGRIIDSQLSEHQAEGFLEGYTLTGRHGIFASYEAFLRVVDSMLTQHFKWLRKADELSWRNKYPSLTVIATSTAFQQDHNGYTHQDPGIITHLAEKKPAFIREYFPADTNSLLAVMPQILNDQEKINLLVTSKQPRLQFFTMDEAEELASKGYKVIDWASNDNGDPDIVIATAGTEPTIESLAAISILRKQKPDIKIRFVNVVDLLKLRSPEVDPRGLTDEEFNDVFTVDKPVLFAFHGFEDIIKEIFFDRDNHNLYVHGYRENGDITTPFDMRVVNEMDRFHLAEEAAVAVEGDAASDFADEMEAKVDKHNKYIREHGDDLPEVNDWKWDL, encoded by the coding sequence ATGGCAGATTATTCATCAAAAGAATACTTAAACTTAGTAGACAAATATTGGCGCGCAGCCAACTACATTTCTGTAGGACAACTATATTTCAAAGATAACCCATTGCTAAAACGCGATGTTAAACCAGAAGATATCAAAGTTCATCCAATTGGACACTGGGGTACTATTGCAGGACAAAACTTCATTTATGCTCACTTGAACCGTATCATCAACAAATACAATGTGAACATGTTCTATATTGAAGGACCAGGTCATGGTGGCCAAGTTATGGTTTCTAACTCATACTTGGACGGTAGCTATACAGAAGCTTATCCAGAAATCACACAAGATGAAAAGGGTATGCAAAAGTTATTCAAACAATTTTCATTCCCAGGTGGCGTTGCTTCTCATGCCGCTCCTGAAACACCCGGATCAATGCATGAAGGTGGAGAACTAGGTTACTCACTTTCTCACGGTGTTGGTGCTATCTTAGATAACCCTGACCAAATCGCCGCAGTTGTTATCGGTGATGGTGAATCAGAAACTGGTCCACTTGCTGCATCATGGTTCTCAAATACATTTATCAACCCAGTTAATGATGGTGCTGTATTGCCTATCCTTGACTTGAATGGATTTAAGATCTCAAACCCTACAATCTTGTCACGTAAGACTGACGAACAATTAGCTTCATACTTCAAGGGTATGGGTTGGGACCCAATCTTTGTTGAAGGCGACGATCCTGAAAAGATGCATCCAGAAATGGCTAAAGCTCTTGATGGTGCCATTGAAAAGATCCAAGCTATTCAAACAGAAGCTAGAAAACACTCAGCAGAAGATGCTAAGATGCCTAACTGGCCAGTAGTTATCTTCCGTGCTCCTAAGGGCTGGACTGGTCCTAAAGAATGGGATGGCGTTCCAATTGAAAACTCATTTAGAGCTCACCAAATTCCAATTCCTGTAGACCAAAACCACATGGAACATATCGATGCTCTATTAGACTGGATGAAGTCATACAAACCAGAAGAATTGTTCAACGATGATGGCTCACTTAAAGATGACATCAAAGAAACAATTCCTGCTGACAATAAGAGAATGGCATCAAACCCTGTTGTAAACGGTGGTCTAGATCCAAAACCTCTTACATTGCCAGACTACAAGAACTACGCACTTAAGATCGACAAGCCTGGTCAAAAGACTGCTCAAGATATGATTGAATTAGGTAAATATCTTGAAGACGTTATTAAAGAAAACGACAAGACATTCAGATTGTTCGGACCTGATGAAACTATGTCAAACCGTCTATATGGCGCATTTGATGCTTCACCACGTCAATGGATGGAACCAGTTCATGAACCTAATGATCAATTTGAAGCACCAGCTGGTCGTATCATCGATTCACAACTTTCAGAACACCAAGCTGAAGGATTCCTTGAAGGTTACACATTGACAGGACGTCATGGTATCTTTGCTTCATACGAAGCCTTCTTAAGAGTTGTCGACTCAATGCTTACACAACACTTCAAGTGGTTAAGAAAAGCTGACGAACTATCATGGAGAAACAAGTATCCTTCATTGACAGTTATCGCAACTTCAACTGCTTTCCAACAAGATCACAATGGTTACACTCACCAAGACCCAGGTATCATTACTCACTTGGCTGAAAAGAAACCAGCATTCATTCGTGAATACTTCCCAGCTGACACAAACTCATTGTTAGCTGTTATGCCACAAATCTTGAACGATCAAGAAAAGATCAACTTATTAGTTACTTCAAAACAACCTCGTCTACAATTCTTCACAATGGACGAAGCTGAAGAATTAGCTTCTAAGGGTTACAAGGTAATCGACTGGGCTTCAAACGACAACGGCGATCCTGATATCGTTATCGCAACAGCCGGTACAGAACCTACAATCGAATCACTTGCTGCTATCAGCATTTTGCGTAAGCAAAAACCTGACATCAAGATCAGATTCGTAAACGTTGTTGACCTACTCAAGTTACGTTCACCAGAAGTTGACCCTCGTGGTTTGACTGATGAAGAATTTAACGACGTATTTACAGTCGACAAACCAGTACTATTCGCATTCCACGGCTTTGAAGATATCATTAAAGAAATCTTCTTCGACCGTGACAACCATAACTTGTATGTACATGGATATCGTGAAAATGGTGATATCACAACACCATTCGATATGCGTGTAGTTAATGAAATGGACCGTTTCCACTTGGCTGAAGAAGCTGCAGTTGCTGTTGAAGGCGATGCTGCTAGTGACTTTGCTGACGAAATGGAAGCTAAAGTTGACAAGCATAACAAGTACATCCGTGAACACGGAGACGATCTTCCAGAAGTAAACGACTGGAAATGGGATTTATAA
- a CDS encoding GntR family transcriptional regulator, with protein sequence MADLIYKKIIDSLTKEIDDGKFPDMRLPDERSLAEKYSVSRSSIKRALGTMAEQGIIFKKRGSGTFVNPLYLKQDSYFNYSGKNLGITDSFQINGQKPSIKVLNFDVVRPDSELQDNLFLKPSEFVYSFKRLRLIDSVPFMIETGYIPIKLAPELSEDIASESIFNYVESELDQEVNKTYLTISAAPSDEEGQKLLDLKPTEPLGMMEGIFFLNDGTPFEFSTMKLHYKYFKYDSFVDLGNR encoded by the coding sequence TTGGCAGATTTAATCTATAAAAAAATCATCGATTCACTCACTAAAGAGATCGACGATGGTAAATTTCCTGACATGCGCTTGCCAGATGAACGATCATTGGCAGAAAAATATAGCGTCAGTCGAAGTTCCATCAAACGTGCTCTGGGAACGATGGCAGAGCAAGGAATAATTTTTAAGAAACGTGGTTCTGGGACTTTCGTCAACCCGCTTTACTTGAAACAAGATTCTTATTTCAACTATAGTGGTAAAAATTTGGGAATCACTGACAGTTTCCAAATCAATGGACAAAAGCCAAGCATCAAAGTTTTGAATTTCGATGTTGTTCGACCAGACAGTGAGCTACAGGACAACTTGTTTTTAAAACCTAGCGAATTTGTATACTCTTTCAAGCGATTGCGCTTGATCGACTCAGTTCCATTCATGATCGAAACTGGCTATATCCCAATTAAATTGGCGCCAGAATTATCGGAAGATATTGCCTCAGAATCGATTTTTAATTATGTCGAATCAGAACTAGATCAAGAGGTTAACAAGACGTATTTGACTATTTCAGCAGCTCCAAGCGATGAAGAAGGTCAAAAGTTATTGGACTTGAAACCGACTGAACCATTGGGGATGATGGAAGGTATTTTCTTCTTAAATGACGGAACGCCTTTTGAATTCTCAACAATGAAATTGCACTACAAATATTTCAAATACGACTCATTTGTTGATTTAGGAAACCGTTAG
- a CDS encoding choloylglycine hydrolase family protein, which produces MCTSLSYQALDGSKFLARTMDFAFELNGKPTFLPRKYQWLSSFDQKTYSTEYAIMGTGSQFGSNYMIADGFNEYGLSAAELYFSKAAKYDEEPTAGDINVVAEEFLLWALGNNKSIKELNENLKHVHLIDSDKGVMGVNQPLHFIFSDTTGSTYILEPMGNGLVLQEDKVGVMTNTPDYNWHKTNLSFYLGAQTTNFQTKKIGDEEIEPLGQNGTFRLPGGYTATDRFVRTAFIRNAVETPKDSDEAVNSILHILDSVTIPRGVNIKDNGKPSYTQYQTVLDLTNRVMYFVPYGNRTVYSTKMTDELIQNQTEPKEFPIIQTQQFSALN; this is translated from the coding sequence ATGTGCACAAGTCTTAGTTATCAAGCACTAGATGGATCAAAATTTTTAGCAAGAACCATGGATTTTGCGTTTGAATTAAACGGCAAGCCAACATTTTTGCCACGGAAGTATCAATGGTTGTCCTCATTTGATCAAAAAACTTATTCAACTGAATATGCAATTATGGGTACTGGCTCACAATTTGGCAGCAACTACATGATTGCTGACGGCTTCAACGAATATGGATTATCTGCCGCTGAATTATATTTTTCAAAAGCAGCTAAATACGATGAAGAGCCGACTGCTGGCGATATTAACGTTGTGGCAGAAGAGTTCTTGCTATGGGCGTTAGGAAACAACAAGTCGATCAAAGAATTGAACGAAAATTTAAAGCACGTCCACTTGATCGATTCAGATAAAGGTGTCATGGGAGTCAATCAACCGTTGCACTTTATCTTCAGCGATACGACAGGTTCTACCTATATATTGGAACCAATGGGGAACGGACTAGTTCTTCAAGAAGACAAAGTCGGCGTCATGACCAACACTCCTGACTACAACTGGCACAAGACCAACCTGTCATTTTATCTAGGTGCACAGACGACCAATTTCCAAACTAAGAAGATTGGCGATGAAGAGATCGAGCCTCTAGGACAAAACGGAACGTTTAGACTTCCTGGCGGATATACAGCTACTGATAGATTTGTCAGAACTGCCTTTATCCGTAATGCCGTTGAAACTCCCAAGGATAGCGATGAAGCCGTGAATTCGATTCTGCATATCCTCGACAGCGTGACGATTCCTCGTGGCGTCAACATCAAGGATAATGGCAAACCCAGTTACACTCAATATCAAACGGTACTCGATCTAACGAACCGTGTGATGTACTTTGTGCCTTATGGCAATAGAACTGTTTATTCAACCAAAATGACTGATGAATTGATCCAGAATCAAACCGAACCAAAGGAATTCCCAATCATTCAGACCCAACAATTCTCAGCCCTTAATTAA
- a CDS encoding PH domain-containing protein, producing MDDVKKLPSEIKSIWRLDAGINFISLLIVALIVWLIRLATSGSFKTVLTTTISIILGAALVILLIQLALIPYRWNFWTYYIDERQVQLHHGYFFRKQIIIPIARIQNVTLKQGPILHWKNLQKVIIVTAAGSSEISGIKSSEADDLKELIMKLAREARNDL from the coding sequence ATGGATGATGTGAAAAAATTACCATCCGAAATAAAAAGTATTTGGCGCTTGGATGCTGGCATAAATTTTATCAGTTTGTTGATAGTAGCTTTAATCGTTTGGCTGATCAGATTGGCTACATCTGGAAGCTTTAAAACGGTTCTGACGACGACCATCTCAATCATTTTAGGCGCAGCCTTAGTAATTCTATTGATACAATTGGCGTTAATTCCATATCGCTGGAATTTTTGGACGTATTATATTGATGAACGACAGGTGCAGTTGCACCACGGATATTTCTTTAGAAAACAAATTATTATCCCGATTGCTCGAATCCAAAACGTTACTTTGAAGCAAGGACCGATCTTGCATTGGAAGAATTTGCAAAAAGTTATTATCGTTACCGCTGCGGGATCCAGTGAGATTTCTGGCATCAAGTCTTCTGAAGCTGACGATTTAAAAGAATTGATCATGAAGTTAGCACGGGAGGCTAGAAATGACCTCTAA
- a CDS encoding PH domain-containing protein: MTSKPTRLSFASLIFFMYEVLKGTIVPFVAALFGTANLTSRIWQIAIIVVFVAFMLGTAIVRYLMFTYQLLEDEIVVRYGVFVKKVNHVPYDRIQNVTTNQWFFLKPFGLVELEIETAGHSEKPEVELKAVPESLRSEIDALRQRSKQMEPDEEVEVEETFQPVPENTYQISWKDLIKFALTSPAFLTGLLVVLAAYGKVSNSISKEVYQNLANEASHLGILLIVGLVVLVLLIFYVGSVIVLIVQYYHFKLTEEDSKFEMERGLLQTKKTSIARPRIQAVLVKQPWLRSFLKIVTVQLVIVSNSKKGDSEKDIIVMPVIATNKLAEFMQQFFAEIPLEIPDFKPDKWTYYYKLRNATYFAVLGSIILVIATHWFLWLSVTLVIIWVFICYLPAYFSIKRSYVDVPRDDYLVIQNNKLLTKQLFFVPKESIQFVERRQSIWLKKRNIASLTVNVRSGNRQRKLNVDYLTEAEIDRVIKWYKESTNVA, encoded by the coding sequence ATGACCTCTAAACCAACTCGACTCAGTTTTGCATCACTGATCTTTTTCATGTATGAGGTCCTTAAGGGGACCATCGTGCCATTCGTGGCGGCGTTGTTTGGAACTGCAAATTTAACTTCTCGCATCTGGCAAATTGCAATCATTGTCGTATTCGTAGCGTTTATGCTTGGCACAGCGATTGTTAGGTATCTGATGTTTACATATCAATTGTTGGAAGACGAGATCGTCGTGCGTTATGGCGTCTTTGTCAAAAAGGTCAATCATGTGCCGTATGATAGGATTCAGAACGTTACGACTAACCAATGGTTTTTTCTAAAGCCATTTGGATTAGTGGAATTAGAAATTGAGACGGCAGGACATTCTGAAAAACCTGAGGTAGAACTAAAGGCTGTTCCAGAAAGTCTTCGTAGTGAAATCGATGCCTTGAGACAACGTAGTAAACAAATGGAACCTGATGAAGAAGTTGAGGTTGAAGAAACCTTTCAACCAGTTCCAGAAAATACTTATCAGATCAGTTGGAAAGATTTGATCAAATTTGCTTTAACCTCGCCTGCATTTTTAACTGGATTATTAGTTGTGTTAGCTGCCTACGGGAAAGTATCTAATTCGATCAGCAAGGAAGTTTATCAAAATTTAGCCAATGAAGCCTCTCATCTGGGTATCTTATTGATAGTCGGACTGGTAGTTTTAGTATTGCTGATTTTCTATGTTGGTTCAGTTATTGTCTTAATTGTTCAGTATTATCATTTCAAATTGACTGAGGAAGATTCAAAGTTTGAAATGGAGCGCGGACTTTTACAAACCAAAAAGACCAGTATCGCTCGTCCGCGGATTCAAGCAGTATTAGTCAAACAACCATGGCTGCGAAGCTTTTTAAAAATCGTCACAGTTCAATTAGTCATCGTTTCTAATTCGAAAAAAGGCGATTCGGAAAAAGACATCATTGTAATGCCAGTGATTGCTACTAATAAATTAGCGGAGTTCATGCAGCAATTTTTTGCAGAGATACCGCTGGAGATCCCAGATTTTAAACCAGATAAATGGACTTACTACTATAAATTACGGAATGCGACATATTTTGCGGTTCTAGGATCGATAATTTTAGTAATAGCCACGCATTGGTTTCTCTGGTTAAGCGTGACTCTAGTGATCATCTGGGTATTCATATGTTATTTGCCGGCTTATTTTTCGATAAAACGTTCGTACGTTGATGTGCCAAGAGACGATTACTTGGTGATTCAAAATAATAAACTCCTCACAAAACAGCTATTTTTTGTTCCTAAAGAAAGCATTCAATTTGTCGAACGTCGGCAAAGCATCTGGTTAAAAAAGCGTAATATAGCTAGTCTGACAGTTAATGTCCGTTCCGGTAATCGCCAGCGTAAATTGAATGTCGATTATTTGACGGAAGCAGAAATTGACCGAGTAATTAAGTGGTATAAGGAGAGTACAAATGTCGCATAA